One stretch of Eupeodes corollae chromosome 2, idEupCoro1.1, whole genome shotgun sequence DNA includes these proteins:
- the LOC129945357 gene encoding peroxisomal multifunctional enzyme type 2 — protein MALSSDAIFEKIIDGIKDNEAKAKAVNGVFLFKITKDGKVTKEWTLDLKSAKVYEGPAKDTKVDTTLTVSDEDLVDIALGKLNSQAAFLKGKLKVAGNIMLTQKLVPLLKAGPKL, from the exons atggctcTCAGCAGTGACGcaatattcgaaaaaataatcGATGGAATTAAAGATAAtgaagccaaagccaaagcgGTAAATggtgtttttctatttaagatcacaaaagatggaaaagttacAAAAGAGTGGA cTTTGGATCTGAAGTCTGCGAAGGTGTACGAGGGACCAGCAAAAGACACTAAAGTAGATACAACTCTGACAGTCTCTGATGAGGATTTAGTTGATATCGCTTTGGGAAAACTTAATTCACAAGCTGCATTCTTGAAGGGCAAACTAAAAGTAGCAGGCAACATTATGCTAACCCAAAAGCTAGTTCCTCTTCTTAAGGCAGGCCCTAAGTTGTAA